One Ricinus communis isolate WT05 ecotype wild-type chromosome 7, ASM1957865v1, whole genome shotgun sequence genomic region harbors:
- the LOC8265595 gene encoding triacylglycerol lipase 2 isoform X1, whose product MAKTLTLIIIFILFCGCAVGSRTKLFSAKSHKLLQAGNDGICKSMVETHGYVCKEHTVTTEDGFILSLQRIPVGRSGGSPGNKPPVLLQHGLLMDGITWLLLPPEQSLALLLADNGFDVWIANTRGTKYSLGHTSLSPEDSAFWDWSWDELVAYDLPATFEYVHHQTGQKLHYVGHSLGTLIALAAFSKSQQLNMLRSAALLCPIAYVGQMTSPLARNAADNFLAETLYWLGLHEFVPRGEAVVKFLKDICKKANVDCTNLLTAFTGQNCCLNSSIVDVFLDHEPQSTATKNMIHISQMIRKGTISMYDYNDEDENKKHYGQPTPPVYSMTNIPNDVPLFLSYGGADALSDVKDVQLLIDSLKDHDGDKLVIQYRDDYAHADYVMAENAKQEVYEPLIAFFKIQ is encoded by the exons ATGGCCAAAACCTTaactttaataattatatttatacttttctGTGGGTGTGCAGTTGGAAGTAGAACAAAGTTGTTTTCGGCCAAAAGTCACAAACTGCTCCAGGCAGGAAATGATGGCATTTGCAAATCAATGGTCGAGACGCATGGCTATGTTTGCAAAGAACATACG GTGACAACTGAAGATGGCTTCATCCTGAGCTTGCAAAGAATACCAGTAGGGCGGTCTGGTGGATCGCCGGGAAACAAACCGCCCGTTCTACTACAGCATGGGCTACTAATG GACGGAATAACATGGCTGCTACTACCTCCGGAGCAATCTTTAGCATTGCTCTTGGCCGATAATGGCTTTGATGTGTGGATAGCCAACACTCGTGGAACTAAATATAGCCTTGGCCATACATCACTTAGTCCAGAAGATTca GCCTTTTGGGATTGGTCATGGGACGAACTGGTAGCTTATGATCTTCCTGCTACATTTGAGTATGTGCACCATCAAACAGGACAAAAACTGCACTATGTTGGACACTCACTG GGAACTTTGATTGCTTTGGCTGCCTTCTCAAAGAGTCAGCAACTGAACATGTTGAGATCAGCTGCCTTACTTTGTCCAATTGCTTATGTGGGTCAGATGACTTCTCCACTTGCAAGAAATGCTGCTGACAATTTTCTAGCTGAG ACTCTATACTGGTTGGGTCTCCACGAATTTGTTCCAAGAGG GGAAGCTGTAGTGAAATTTCTGAAGGATATTTGTAAAAAAGCAAATGTTGATTGCACCAACTTGTTGACTGCTTTCACAG GTCAGAATTGCTGCCTGAATTCCTCAATAGTAGACGTGTTTCTGGACCATGAGCCTCAGTCAACAGCTACAAAGAACATGATCCATATATCTCAGA TGATCAGAAAAGGAACAATATCAATGTATGATTACAACGATGAAGATGAGAACAAGAAGCATTATGGGCAGCCAACTCCACCAGTGTACAGCATGACTAACATCCCAAATGATGTTCCTCTCTTTCTAAGCTATGGAGGTGCAGATGCTCTCTCCGATGTGAAAGATGTACAGCTCTTGATTGATAGCCTTAAGGATCATGATGGAGATAAGCTTGTAATTCAGTACAGGGATGATTATGCTCATGCAGATTATGTCATGGCTGAAAATGCCAAGCAAGAAGTATATGAACCTCTCATTGCattctttaaaattcaatGA
- the LOC8265595 gene encoding triacylglycerol lipase 2 isoform X2, whose product MEGVGSRTKLFSAKSHKLLQAGNDGICKSMVETHGYVCKEHTVTTEDGFILSLQRIPVGRSGGSPGNKPPVLLQHGLLMDGITWLLLPPEQSLALLLADNGFDVWIANTRGTKYSLGHTSLSPEDSAFWDWSWDELVAYDLPATFEYVHHQTGQKLHYVGHSLGTLIALAAFSKSQQLNMLRSAALLCPIAYVGQMTSPLARNAADNFLAETLYWLGLHEFVPRGEAVVKFLKDICKKANVDCTNLLTAFTGQNCCLNSSIVDVFLDHEPQSTATKNMIHISQMIRKGTISMYDYNDEDENKKHYGQPTPPVYSMTNIPNDVPLFLSYGGADALSDVKDVQLLIDSLKDHDGDKLVIQYRDDYAHADYVMAENAKQEVYEPLIAFFKIQ is encoded by the exons TTGGAAGTAGAACAAAGTTGTTTTCGGCCAAAAGTCACAAACTGCTCCAGGCAGGAAATGATGGCATTTGCAAATCAATGGTCGAGACGCATGGCTATGTTTGCAAAGAACATACG GTGACAACTGAAGATGGCTTCATCCTGAGCTTGCAAAGAATACCAGTAGGGCGGTCTGGTGGATCGCCGGGAAACAAACCGCCCGTTCTACTACAGCATGGGCTACTAATG GACGGAATAACATGGCTGCTACTACCTCCGGAGCAATCTTTAGCATTGCTCTTGGCCGATAATGGCTTTGATGTGTGGATAGCCAACACTCGTGGAACTAAATATAGCCTTGGCCATACATCACTTAGTCCAGAAGATTca GCCTTTTGGGATTGGTCATGGGACGAACTGGTAGCTTATGATCTTCCTGCTACATTTGAGTATGTGCACCATCAAACAGGACAAAAACTGCACTATGTTGGACACTCACTG GGAACTTTGATTGCTTTGGCTGCCTTCTCAAAGAGTCAGCAACTGAACATGTTGAGATCAGCTGCCTTACTTTGTCCAATTGCTTATGTGGGTCAGATGACTTCTCCACTTGCAAGAAATGCTGCTGACAATTTTCTAGCTGAG ACTCTATACTGGTTGGGTCTCCACGAATTTGTTCCAAGAGG GGAAGCTGTAGTGAAATTTCTGAAGGATATTTGTAAAAAAGCAAATGTTGATTGCACCAACTTGTTGACTGCTTTCACAG GTCAGAATTGCTGCCTGAATTCCTCAATAGTAGACGTGTTTCTGGACCATGAGCCTCAGTCAACAGCTACAAAGAACATGATCCATATATCTCAGA TGATCAGAAAAGGAACAATATCAATGTATGATTACAACGATGAAGATGAGAACAAGAAGCATTATGGGCAGCCAACTCCACCAGTGTACAGCATGACTAACATCCCAAATGATGTTCCTCTCTTTCTAAGCTATGGAGGTGCAGATGCTCTCTCCGATGTGAAAGATGTACAGCTCTTGATTGATAGCCTTAAGGATCATGATGGAGATAAGCTTGTAATTCAGTACAGGGATGATTATGCTCATGCAGATTATGTCATGGCTGAAAATGCCAAGCAAGAAGTATATGAACCTCTCATTGCattctttaaaattcaatGA
- the LOC107262039 gene encoding dolichol-phosphate mannose synthase subunit 2 — protein sequence MELADRAVGFLLSFISLSIFTYYTFWVIILPFVDSDHFVHQYFLPQEYAILIPVFAGVALLCFLCMFIGFVMLKSKKKKA from the exons ATGGAATTAGCAGACAGAGCAGTTGGGTTTCTGTTATCATTCATCAGTTTATCCATCTTCACTTATTATACTTTCTGGGTCATTATTCTG CCATTTGTTGACAGCGACCACTTTGTCCACCAGTATTTCCTGCCACAAGAATATGCCATACTCATACCCGTATTTGCTGGTGTAGCACTTCTCTGCTTCTTATGCATGTTTATCGGATTTGTGATGCTTAaatcaaaaaagaagaaagcatAA
- the LOC8265594 gene encoding triacylglycerol lipase 2 — protein sequence MATSLTTSILVVILFCISATAATRSKLYSITAQDGTSVPPSSPNDGGICKSMAATQGYICQEHKVTTQDGYILSMQRMPADRSGKPAEKPPVLLQHGLMSDGSTWLFNSPNESLAFILADNGYDVWISNTRGTRHSQGHTSLSPNDPAYWNWSWDELAAYDLPATFNYVHEQTGQKLYYVGHSLGTLIALASFSQENLLNMLRAAALLSPIAYLNQIPSPLTRVAADLFLAEELYWLGLREFIPGGLAASKLLEDICNKPGINCSNLMDAFTGPNCCINSSRTNSFLDNEPQATATKNMIHLAQMIRTGNVAMYDYGNKDDNMKYYKQPTPPVYNMTSIPNDLPLFLGYGGQDTLSDVRDVQVLLDKLKDHDGDKLVLLFREDYAHADFVFGVNAHQVVYDPLIAFFNLN from the exons ATGGCTACTTCTTTAACAACTTCCATTCTCGTAGTCATTCTGTTCTGTATTTCAGCAACTGCAGCGACAAGATCAAAGCTGTATTCCATCACTGCTCAGGATGGCACCTCTGTACCACCCTCCAGTCCTAATGATGGTGGTATCTGCAAGTCTATGGCAGCAACACAAGGCTACATTTGCCAAGAACATAAA GTAACAACACAGGATGGTTATATCCTTAGCATGCAAAGAATGCCTGCTGATCGGTCTGGTAAGCCAGCAGAAAAGCCACCAGTTTTGCTGCAACATGGGTTAATGTCG GATGGTTCGACATGGCTGTTCAACTCTCCAAATGAATCTCTGGCTTTCATATTGGCAGACAATGGCTATGATGTGTGGATCAGCAACACCCGTGGGACTAGACATAGCCAAGGACACACCTCACTTAGTCCTAATGATCCG GCATATTGGAATTGGTCATGGGATGAATTAGCTGCTTACGATCTTCCTGCTACTTTTAACTATGTGCATGAGCAGACAGGGCAGAAACTTTACTATGTTGGGCATTCCTTG GGAACTTTGATTGCTTTGGCTTCCTTTTCACAAGAAAACTTGTTAAACATGTTAAGAGCAGCTGCTTTGCTTAGCCCAATTGCATATCTTAATCAGATCCCATCCCCTCTCACCAGAGTTGCTGctgatttatttttagctGAG GAATTGTATTGGTTAGGCCTGCGCGAATTCATTCCAGGAGG ACTGGCTGCTTCTAAGCTTCTTGAAGATATCTGCAATAAGCCTGGGATTAACTGCTCCAACTTAATGGATGCTTTCACTG GTCCAAACTGCTGCATCAATTCTTCAAGAACAAATAGTTTCCTAGATAATGAACCTCAAGCAACTGCTACAAAAAATATGATCCATCTGGCCCAGA TGATTAGAACGGGAAATGTGGCAATGTATGATTATGGCAATAAAGATGACAACATGAAGTACTACAAGCAGCCAACTCCTCCAGTGTACAACATGACAAGCATCCCCAATGACCTTCCTCTCTTCCTTGGCTATGGAGGGCAGGACACACTTTCTGATGTAAGAGATGTGCAAGTTCTGTTGGACAAGCTCAAAGACCATGATGGGGACAAGTTGGTGCTACTATTCAGAGAGGATTATGCTCATGCAGATTTTGTTTTCGGTGTGAATGCTCATCAAGTTGTCTATGATCCTCTTATAGCTTTCTTCAACCTCAACTGA
- the LOC8265592 gene encoding protein disulfide isomerase-like 2-3, with translation MSASRSQLFIVISILLFLSNICYALYGPSSPVVQLNPSNFKSKVLNANGVVLVEFFAPWCGHCKALTPTWEKAATVLKGVATVAALDADAHQSLAQEYGIRGFPTIKVFAPGKPPVDYQGARDVKPIAEFALQQIKALLKERLNGKSTGGSKEKSEPSASVELNSSNFDDLVLRSKELWIVEFFAPWCGHCKKLAPEWKKASNNLNGKVKMGHVDCDSEKSLMSRFNVQGFPTILVFGADKDTPIPYEGARTASAIESFALEQLETNVAPPEVTELTSPDIMEEKCGPAAICFAAFLPDILDTKAEGRNKYLEQLLSVAEEFKRSPYSYVWAAAGKQPDLEKRVGVGGYGYPALVALNLKKGVYAPLKSAFELEHIKEFVKEAGYGGKGNMALDGRPEIVKTEPWDGKDGEIIEEDEFSLEELMGEDVGSKDEL, from the exons ATGAGCGCATCAAGATCACAACTTTTTATAGTTATATCGATTCTGTTATTCTTATCTAATATCTGCTACGCATTGTACGGACCATCATCTCCTGTGGTCCAGCTAAATCCCTCCAACTTCAAGTCCAAG GTATTGAACGCAAATGGAGTAGTACTGGTTGAGTTCTTCGCCCCTTGGTGCGGTCATTGTAAAGCTCTCACACCTACGTGGGAGAAGGCAGCTACTGTCTTGAAAGGTGTTGCTACTGTGGCAGCTCTTGATGCTGATGCTCACCAATCGCTTGCTCAG GAGTATGGGATTAGAGGTTTTCCTACCATAAAGGTCTTTGCACCTGGGAAGCCTCCAGTGGATTATCAAGGCGCTAGGGATGTCAAACCTATTGCTGAGTTTGCACTCCAGCAG ATAAAGGCACTTCTGAAGGAGCGCCTGAATGGAAAATCAACTGGAGGATCTAAAGAGAAATCTGAACCTAGTGCATCTGTAGAATTGAATTCCAGCAATTTTGATGATTTGGTGCTTAGAAGTAAAGAACTTTGGATTGTTGAGTTCTTTGCACCTTG GTGCGGGCACTGTAAAAAACTGGCTCCTGAGTGGAAGAAGGCTTCTAATAACTTGAATGGGAAAGTGAAGATGGGTCATGTTGACTGTGATTCTGAGAAG TCTTTGATGAGCAGGTTCAATGTGCAAGGATTTCCCACCATCTTGGTGTTTGGTGCTGACAAAGATACTCCAATTCCTTATGAAGGTGCCAGAACTGCCTCCGCAATTGAATCATTTGCTTTGGAGCAGCTGGAAACTAATGTTGCACCCCCTGAAGTGACTGAGCTGACCAGCCCA GACATAATGGAAGAGAAGTGCGGTCCAGCTGCCATTTGCTTTGCTGCTTTCTTACCTGACATTTTGGACACCAAGGCAGAAGGAAGGAACAAGTACCTTGAGCAGTTATTATCAGTTGCTGAGGAGTTTAAAAGGAGTCCTTACAG CTATGTCTGGGCAGCTGCAGGTAAGCAGCCAGATCTTGAGAAGCGTGTAGGCGTTGGCGGATATGGGTATCCTGCTTTGGTAGCCTTGAATCTGAAGAAAGGAGTCTATGCCCCACTTAAAAGTGCATTTGAGCTTGAACATATAAA agaATTTGTGAAGGAAGCTGGGTATGGCGGAAAAGGAAATATGGCTCTGGATGGTAGACCAGAAATAGTAAAGACTGAGCCATGGGATGGAAAAGATGGCGAGATCATTGAAGAGGACGAGTTCTCTCTGGAAGAACTAATGGGTGAAGACGTTGGAAGCAAAGATGAACTATAA